Proteins co-encoded in one Ammospiza caudacuta isolate bAmmCau1 chromosome 16, bAmmCau1.pri, whole genome shotgun sequence genomic window:
- the PURA gene encoding transcriptional activator protein Pur-alpha — protein MADRDSGSEQGGGGGGAAGAGGPGAGGGGPGGGGGGGGGPGGGLQHETQELASKRVDIQNKRFYLDVKQNAKGRFLKIAEVGAGGNKSRLTLSMSVAVEFRDYLGDFIEHYAQLGPSQPPELAQAADEPRRALKSEFLVRENRKYYMDLKENQRGRFLRVRQTVNRGPGLGSTQGQTIALPAQGLIEFRDALAKLIDDYGVEEEPAELPEGTSLTVDNKRFFFDVGSNKYGVFMRVSEVKPTYRNSITVPYKVWAKFGHTFCKYSDEMKKIQEKQRDKRAAAAAAPAVGAEPPPEAEAAAAGPPGALLQAEEPEED, from the coding sequence ATGGCGGACAGAGACAGCGGCAGCGAgcagggcggcggcggcgggggcgcggcgggcgccGGGGGGccgggcgcgggcggcggcggcccgggcggcggcggcggcggcggcgggggcccAGGCGGCGGGCTGCAGCACGAGACGCAGGAGCTGGCCTCCAAGCGGGTGGACATCCAGAACAAGCGCTTCTACCTGGACGTGAAGCAGAACGCCAAGGGCCGCTTCCTCAAGATCGCCGAGGTGGGCGCGGGCGGCAACAAGAGCCGCCTGACCCTCTCCATGTCGGTGGCCGTCGAGTTCCGCGACTACCTGGGCGACTTCATCGAGCACTACGCGCAGCTGGGGCCCAGCCAGCCCCCCGAGCTGGCGCAGGCGGCCGACGAGCCCCGGCGGGCGCTGAAGAGCGAGTTCCTGGTGCGGGAGAACCGCAAGTACTACATGGATCTGAAGGAGAACCAGCGCGGGCGCTTCCTGCGCGTCCGCCAGACCGTGAACCGCGGCCCGGGGCTGGGCTCCACGCAGGGCCAGACCATCGCGCTGCCCGCGCAGGGCCTCATCGAGTTCCGCGACGCCCTGGCCAAGCTCATCGACGACTACGGCGTGGAGGAGGAGCCGGCCGAGCTGCCCGAGGGCACCTCCTTGACTGTGGACAACAAGCGTTTCTTCTTCGACGTGGGTTCCAACAAGTACGGCGTGTTCATGCGGGTGAGCGAGGTGAAGCCCACCTACCGCAACTCCATCACCGTCCCCTACAAGGTCTGGGCCAAGTTCGGCCACACCTTCTGCAAGTACTCGGACGAGATGAAGAAGATCCAGGAGAAGCAGCGGGACAagcgcgccgccgccgccgccgcccccgccgtgGGCGCCGAGCCGCCCCCCGAGGCCGAGGCGGCCGCCGCCGGGCCGCCCGGCGCGCTGCTGCAGGCCGAGGAGCCCGAGGAGGACTGA